A single Paratractidigestivibacter faecalis DNA region contains:
- the ygfK gene encoding putative selenate reductase subunit YgfK, with protein sequence MSDIMRPIPFAQLMDWILTENAEKGSIFGIRKIVRHEGGAEPIFAEKIETPFGPAAGPNSQLAQNIVASYVAGSRFFELKTVQVMDGEELSRCVAKPCIVAEDECYNCEWSTELEVPQAMSEYIKAWWACKLLARELGLGDPDGFVFNMSVGYDLEGIKSPKVDAYIEGMKDASGTDVWAECRDWALANLDRFQNVDADFVNSVSPHVSASVTESTLHGCPPDEIERIATYLITEKGLNTYIKCNPTLLGYDYARERLNGLGFDYIAFDDRHFREDLQWADAVPMFERLIKLTSERGLSFGVKLTNTFPVDVTRKELPSEEMYMSGRSLFPLTIHLARKISEEFDGKLRISYSGGADAQNIKGLYGAGIWPITMATTVLKPGGYERFSQIAHVLEGVERKSDVDVAAVVALDESVATDHKYAKPIKPAPAHKLDWPLPLTNCFTSPCRNGCPIEQDIPAYLAAVDEGRLADALAIIAERNALPFITGNLCPHPCGTKCMRAFYEPEGAAIRASKLKAARGGIDELLATIKAEGAQAVPGAEGKNVAVIGGGPAGLACAFFLTRAGAKVTIFERKESLGGVARHIIPAFRISDEDIDRDVELCRAFGAEVKLGVEVTDVAELKADGYSDVVVCTGAWAPGHVGLEYGDEIDVLDFLAAAKSGLDLSTLGTDVVIVGAGNTAMDAARVAKRLPGVQNVRIVYRRTKRYMPADEEELAEALSEGVELCELLAPKGVADGVLTCDVMELGEPDESGRRSPVATGKTLEVPATAVICAVGEKIEAGIYEAAGVQTDRRGRPAGCETGVEGVWAAGDCRRGPARFVDAIADAQEVARKMCGVDFSKYAAANVRAGHESDCYERKGDLRLGCAGCQKSSGCLGCATVCEACCDVCPNRANVSITVPGLAQHQVVHVDGMCNECGNCAVFCPWSGRPFKDKLTLFWSAEDMGNSTNQGFLAQPDGSFLVRLAFCTGAYDVDDASCGLPEEVRLTIKAVRDSYAYLLAK encoded by the coding sequence GCGACATCATGAGGCCGATCCCGTTCGCGCAGCTTATGGACTGGATCCTCACCGAGAACGCCGAGAAGGGAAGCATCTTCGGCATTCGCAAGATCGTTCGTCACGAGGGAGGCGCCGAGCCGATCTTTGCCGAGAAGATCGAGACCCCCTTTGGTCCGGCCGCCGGCCCCAACAGCCAGCTCGCGCAGAACATCGTGGCCTCCTACGTTGCAGGCTCCCGCTTCTTTGAGCTCAAGACCGTCCAGGTGATGGACGGCGAGGAGCTCTCCCGTTGCGTGGCCAAGCCCTGCATCGTCGCCGAGGACGAGTGCTACAACTGCGAGTGGTCCACCGAGCTCGAGGTGCCGCAGGCCATGAGCGAGTACATCAAGGCCTGGTGGGCGTGCAAGCTGCTGGCCCGCGAGCTTGGCCTGGGAGACCCGGACGGCTTCGTCTTCAACATGTCGGTCGGCTACGACCTCGAGGGCATCAAGAGCCCGAAGGTCGACGCCTACATCGAGGGCATGAAGGACGCCTCCGGTACCGACGTGTGGGCCGAGTGCCGCGATTGGGCCCTGGCCAACCTCGACCGCTTCCAGAACGTGGACGCGGACTTTGTCAACTCCGTGAGCCCGCACGTCTCTGCCTCCGTCACCGAGTCCACCCTCCACGGCTGCCCGCCCGACGAGATCGAGCGCATCGCCACCTACCTCATCACCGAGAAGGGCCTGAACACCTACATCAAGTGCAACCCGACTCTGCTCGGCTACGACTACGCCCGCGAGCGCCTGAACGGCCTGGGCTTTGACTACATCGCCTTTGACGACAGGCACTTCCGTGAGGACCTCCAGTGGGCCGACGCCGTGCCGATGTTCGAGCGCCTGATCAAGCTCACCTCCGAGCGCGGCCTCTCGTTCGGCGTCAAGCTCACCAACACCTTCCCCGTCGACGTCACCCGCAAGGAGCTCCCGAGCGAGGAGATGTACATGAGCGGCCGCTCCCTCTTCCCGCTCACCATCCACCTTGCCCGCAAGATCTCCGAGGAGTTTGACGGCAAGCTGCGCATCTCCTACTCCGGCGGTGCGGACGCCCAGAACATCAAGGGCCTCTACGGCGCCGGCATCTGGCCGATCACCATGGCTACCACCGTCCTGAAGCCCGGCGGCTACGAGCGCTTCAGCCAGATCGCCCACGTCCTCGAGGGCGTCGAGCGCAAGTCCGACGTGGACGTCGCCGCCGTGGTCGCGCTGGACGAGTCGGTCGCAACCGACCACAAGTACGCCAAGCCCATCAAGCCGGCCCCGGCGCACAAGCTCGACTGGCCGCTGCCCCTGACCAACTGCTTCACCTCCCCCTGCCGCAACGGCTGCCCCATCGAGCAGGACATCCCCGCCTACCTGGCCGCCGTTGACGAGGGCCGCCTGGCCGACGCCCTGGCCATCATCGCCGAGCGCAACGCCCTGCCCTTCATCACCGGCAACCTCTGCCCGCACCCCTGCGGCACCAAGTGCATGCGCGCCTTCTACGAGCCCGAGGGCGCTGCCATCCGCGCCTCCAAGCTCAAGGCCGCCCGCGGCGGCATCGACGAGCTTCTCGCCACCATCAAGGCCGAGGGCGCCCAGGCCGTCCCGGGTGCCGAGGGCAAGAATGTCGCCGTCATCGGCGGCGGCCCGGCTGGCCTGGCCTGCGCGTTCTTCCTGACGCGCGCCGGCGCCAAGGTCACCATCTTCGAGCGCAAGGAGAGCCTGGGTGGCGTCGCCCGCCACATCATCCCGGCCTTCCGCATCTCCGACGAGGACATCGACCGTGACGTGGAGCTCTGCCGCGCCTTTGGCGCCGAGGTCAAGCTTGGCGTCGAGGTGACCGACGTGGCCGAGCTCAAGGCCGACGGCTACTCTGACGTCGTGGTCTGCACCGGCGCCTGGGCCCCCGGCCACGTCGGCCTGGAGTATGGCGACGAGATCGACGTCCTTGACTTCCTGGCCGCCGCCAAGTCCGGCCTGGACCTCTCCACCCTCGGCACCGACGTCGTCATCGTCGGCGCCGGCAACACCGCCATGGACGCCGCGCGCGTGGCCAAGCGCCTCCCGGGCGTGCAGAACGTGCGCATCGTCTACCGCCGCACCAAGCGCTACATGCCCGCCGACGAGGAGGAGCTGGCCGAGGCCCTCTCCGAGGGCGTCGAGCTCTGCGAGCTGCTCGCCCCCAAGGGCGTGGCTGACGGCGTTCTGACCTGCGACGTCATGGAGCTCGGCGAGCCTGACGAGTCCGGCCGCAGGAGCCCCGTGGCCACCGGCAAGACCCTCGAGGTCCCGGCCACGGCCGTCATCTGCGCCGTGGGCGAGAAGATCGAGGCCGGCATCTACGAGGCCGCCGGCGTCCAGACCGACCGCCGTGGCCGTCCCGCTGGCTGCGAGACCGGCGTCGAGGGCGTCTGGGCCGCAGGCGACTGCCGCCGTGGTCCCGCCCGCTTCGTGGACGCCATCGCCGACGCCCAGGAGGTCGCGCGCAAGATGTGCGGCGTGGACTTCTCTAAGTACGCCGCCGCCAACGTCCGCGCCGGCCACGAGTCCGACTGCTACGAGCGCAAGGGCGACCTGCGCCTGGGCTGCGCCGGCTGCCAGAAGAGCTCCGGCTGCCTTGGCTGCGCCACCGTCTGCGAGGCCTGCTGCGACGTCTGCCCCAACCGCGCCAACGTCTCCATCACCGTGCCGGGCCTGGCCCAGCACCAGGTGGTCCACGTGGACGGCATGTGCAACGAGTGCGGCAACTGCGCCGTGTTCTGCCCGTGGAGCGGCCGTCCGTTCAAGGACAAGCTGACCCTGTTCTGGAGTGCCGAGGACATGGGCAACTCCACCAACCAGGGCTTCCTTGCCCAGCCTGACGGCAGCTTCCTCGTCCGCCTGGCCTTCTGCACCGGCGCCTACGACGTGGACGACGCCTCCTGCGGTCTGCCCGAGGAGGTCCGCCTGACCATCAAGGCCGTCCGTGACTCCTACGCCTACCTGCTTGCCAAGTAG
- a CDS encoding 4Fe-4S binding protein produces MADDEEKYAQRKAPQKPGAAKRPRKPRPVAVVLCNGNCELHGCEQGCVGCQACVNACRKGAISLNERGVAHVDQDACIGCGLCAKACPQDVIHMVDPSFNITARCSNTERGPVARKVCELSCIACGACERACPADAIHVVDNHAVIDYSACIACGMCATKCPRGVIRDAWGIVAQS; encoded by the coding sequence ATGGCCGACGACGAAGAGAAGTACGCGCAGAGGAAGGCTCCCCAGAAGCCCGGCGCCGCCAAGAGGCCCCGCAAGCCCAGGCCCGTGGCCGTCGTCCTGTGCAACGGCAACTGCGAGCTCCACGGCTGCGAGCAGGGCTGCGTTGGCTGCCAGGCCTGCGTCAACGCCTGCCGCAAGGGGGCCATCAGCCTGAACGAGCGGGGCGTGGCCCACGTGGACCAAGACGCCTGCATTGGCTGCGGCCTGTGCGCCAAGGCCTGCCCGCAGGACGTTATCCACATGGTCGACCCGAGCTTCAACATCACGGCGCGCTGTTCCAACACCGAGAGGGGCCCGGTTGCCCGCAAGGTGTGCGAGCTCTCCTGCATCGCCTGCGGCGCATGCGAGAGGGCCTGCCCGGCAGACGCCATCCACGTGGTGGACAACCACGCCGTCATTGACTATTCCGCGTGCATCGCCTGTGGCATGTGCGCTACCAAGTGCCCCCGCGGCGTCATCCGCGACGCCTGGGGCATCGTGGCCCAGAGCTAG
- the xdh gene encoding selenium-dependent xanthine dehydrogenase yields the protein MAEEYVLNINGQEHVTTQNKPLLRYLRDDLKITSAKDGCSEGACGTCTIMVDDRAVKACVLTTKLAQGHAITTCEGLTHEEQEAFVYAFGVSGAVQCGFCIPGMVMAGAALCRRNPDPTAPQIAEAIRGNVCRCTGYKRILVAIKLAAAILRGDEKIDPAEERGDDYGVGKQIFRVDARKKVLGFGQYPDDITEKDYPDMCYASAVRSKYARARVVKIDSSKAEAMEGVIGVLTAADVPHNQVGHLIQDWDVMIAEGDVTRCIGDAVCLVVAETPEILEKAKKAVKVTWEELEPVRNIEEARAEGAPRIHDSFFAFGNTVQLKDNVCQSRHVTRGDAKTALANAAHRVTRTFTTPFTEHAFLEPECCVAMPYKNGVKIMSTDQGAYDTRKECAHMFGWDGEPERVVVQTMLVGGGFGGKEDVSCQHLAALAAYKYGRTVKCRFSRQESLNFHPKRHYMEGTFTLGCDEEGNFVGLNCEINFDTGAYASLCGPVLERACTHSVGPYKYQNTDIRGYGYYTNNPPAGAFRGFGVCQSEFALESLIDVLAEEAGLDPWEIRYKNAIEPGEVLPNGQIADCSTALKETLEAVKDVYYANPGHAGIACSMKNAGVGVGLPDAGRCNIRVEDGRAVIYAATSDIGQGCNTVFCQDVAEACGLPLSRIGNGECSTEAAPDSGTTSGSRQTVVTGEAVRGAAFLLRDAMLKVERGEAVPEERVSAKGDGATHTYADGTVFEVPAEQLTPGHAVHPADPVAALAALEGHEFYYEYLEPTDKLGADVPNPKSHICYGFATHVVILDDEGKVSEVYAAHDSGRVINPIAIQGQIEGGVLMGMGYALTEDWPLKDGVPQVKYGTLGLFRATDIPQIHAIYVEKDEQLPVAYGGKGIGEIATIPTAPAVQNAYHAWDGKLRRSLPLSDTYYSHRAHRD from the coding sequence ATGGCAGAGGAGTACGTCCTCAACATCAACGGGCAGGAGCACGTCACCACCCAGAACAAGCCGCTCCTGCGCTACCTCAGGGACGACCTCAAGATCACGAGCGCCAAGGACGGCTGCTCAGAGGGCGCCTGCGGCACCTGCACCATCATGGTCGACGACCGCGCCGTGAAGGCCTGCGTCCTCACCACCAAGCTGGCCCAGGGCCACGCCATCACCACCTGCGAGGGCCTGACGCACGAGGAGCAGGAGGCCTTCGTCTACGCCTTCGGCGTCTCCGGAGCCGTCCAGTGCGGCTTCTGCATCCCGGGCATGGTCATGGCCGGCGCCGCCCTGTGCCGCCGCAACCCCGACCCGACGGCCCCCCAGATCGCCGAGGCCATCCGCGGCAACGTCTGCCGCTGCACCGGCTACAAGCGCATCCTGGTGGCCATCAAGCTCGCCGCCGCCATCCTGCGTGGCGACGAGAAGATCGACCCGGCCGAGGAGCGCGGCGACGACTACGGCGTGGGCAAGCAGATCTTCCGCGTGGACGCCCGCAAGAAGGTCCTGGGCTTTGGCCAGTACCCGGACGACATCACCGAGAAGGACTACCCAGACATGTGCTACGCCTCGGCCGTGCGCTCCAAGTACGCCCGCGCCCGCGTGGTCAAGATCGACTCCTCCAAGGCCGAGGCCATGGAGGGCGTCATCGGCGTGCTCACGGCCGCCGACGTGCCCCACAACCAGGTGGGCCACCTCATCCAGGACTGGGACGTCATGATCGCCGAGGGCGACGTCACCCGCTGCATTGGCGACGCCGTCTGCCTGGTGGTTGCCGAGACGCCCGAGATTCTGGAGAAGGCCAAGAAGGCCGTCAAGGTCACCTGGGAGGAGCTCGAGCCCGTCCGCAACATCGAGGAGGCCCGCGCCGAGGGCGCCCCGCGCATCCACGACAGCTTCTTCGCCTTTGGCAACACGGTCCAGCTCAAGGACAACGTCTGCCAGAGCCGTCACGTCACACGCGGCGACGCCAAGACCGCCCTGGCAAACGCCGCCCACAGGGTCACCCGCACCTTCACCACGCCCTTCACCGAGCACGCCTTCCTGGAGCCCGAGTGCTGCGTGGCCATGCCGTACAAGAACGGCGTGAAGATCATGTCCACCGACCAGGGCGCCTACGACACGCGCAAGGAGTGCGCGCACATGTTTGGCTGGGACGGCGAGCCCGAGCGCGTCGTCGTCCAGACCATGCTCGTGGGCGGCGGCTTCGGCGGCAAGGAGGACGTCTCCTGCCAGCACCTGGCGGCGCTCGCGGCGTACAAGTACGGCCGCACGGTGAAGTGCCGCTTCTCTCGCCAGGAGTCGCTCAACTTCCACCCCAAGCGCCACTACATGGAGGGCACCTTCACCCTGGGCTGCGACGAGGAGGGCAACTTCGTCGGCCTGAACTGCGAGATCAACTTCGACACGGGCGCCTACGCCTCCCTGTGCGGACCCGTCCTGGAGCGCGCCTGCACGCACTCCGTGGGCCCCTACAAGTACCAGAACACCGACATCCGCGGCTACGGCTACTACACCAACAACCCGCCCGCGGGTGCCTTCCGCGGCTTTGGCGTGTGCCAGTCCGAGTTTGCCCTGGAGTCCCTTATCGACGTCCTTGCCGAGGAGGCGGGCCTCGACCCGTGGGAGATCCGCTACAAGAACGCCATCGAGCCGGGCGAGGTGTTGCCCAACGGCCAGATCGCGGACTGCTCCACGGCCCTCAAGGAGACCCTCGAGGCCGTGAAGGACGTCTACTACGCCAACCCGGGCCACGCGGGCATCGCCTGCTCCATGAAGAACGCGGGCGTGGGCGTGGGCCTGCCCGACGCCGGCCGCTGCAACATCCGCGTGGAGGACGGTCGCGCCGTCATCTACGCCGCCACCTCCGACATCGGCCAGGGCTGCAACACCGTCTTCTGCCAGGACGTGGCCGAGGCCTGCGGGCTGCCGCTGTCCCGCATCGGCAACGGCGAGTGCTCCACCGAGGCCGCCCCCGACTCCGGCACCACCTCTGGCTCGCGCCAGACCGTCGTCACCGGCGAGGCCGTCCGCGGCGCCGCCTTCCTGCTGCGCGACGCCATGCTCAAGGTCGAGAGGGGGGAGGCCGTGCCTGAGGAGCGCGTGAGCGCCAAGGGCGACGGCGCCACCCACACCTACGCCGACGGCACCGTCTTCGAGGTCCCAGCCGAGCAGCTCACGCCCGGCCACGCCGTCCACCCGGCCGATCCCGTGGCCGCGCTCGCGGCGCTCGAGGGCCACGAGTTCTACTACGAGTACCTGGAGCCCACCGACAAGCTGGGCGCCGACGTGCCCAACCCCAAGAGCCACATCTGCTACGGCTTTGCCACGCACGTGGTCATCCTGGACGACGAGGGCAAGGTCTCCGAGGTCTACGCCGCGCACGACTCCGGCCGCGTCATCAACCCCATCGCCATCCAGGGCCAGATCGAGGGCGGCGTGCTCATGGGCATGGGCTACGCGCTCACCGAGGACTGGCCGCTCAAGGACGGCGTGCCGCAGGTCAAGTACGGCACCCTGGGCCTGTTCCGCGCCACCGACATCCCGCAGATCCACGCCATCTACGTCGAGAAGGACGAGCAGCTGCCCGTGGCCTACGGCGGCAAGGGCATCGGAGAGATCGCGACGATCCCCACCGCCCCGGCCGTGCAGAACGCCTACCACGCGTGGGACGGCAAGCTCCGCCGCAGCCTGCCCCTGTCCGACACCTACTACAGCCACCGCGCCCACCGCGACTAG
- a CDS encoding ABC transporter ATP-binding protein produces MSELLRMENVSKCFGSFYANQDVNLTVNEGEVHTLLGENGAGKSTLMNVLIGLYQPTEGKIFMRGQEVHVTSPGVAVEHGIGMVHQHFMLIEDMTGLENIILGDKRHKSPLLQVADDRKTVEELMERYGMEIDLDEKVGEMSIGMQQRVEIMKVLFRGADLVILDEPTAVLTDIEVEGLFDVMRSLTDEGKSIIFISHKMREVMRISDYVTVLRRGKSVKTVKVSDTTEQQLADLMIGQKFVESTYQKVTGASEKAFELKGVSYHPQIKHGGLKDVSLTIHKGEILGVAGIDGNGQSELASLVTGLIKPESGEVIGPDGNKIALFSPSAFIETGLGNIPEDRNKMGLVGDMTIAENLVLKQTASDRFSTGHGAWLKLGAINDYAERLREENDIRCTSVNQTARSLSGGNQQKVILARELDSHPKLLVAVYPTRGLDIGATEFIHNQIIAQRDAGCAVLLISADFDEVLKLSDRITVLFEGQVMGTYPGENPPIKEISLAMAGK; encoded by the coding sequence GTGTCAGAACTGCTGAGGATGGAAAACGTCAGCAAGTGCTTTGGCTCGTTTTACGCCAACCAGGACGTGAACCTCACGGTCAATGAGGGAGAGGTCCACACCCTACTGGGCGAGAACGGCGCTGGCAAGTCAACGCTCATGAACGTCCTTATCGGCCTGTATCAGCCGACCGAGGGCAAGATTTTCATGCGCGGCCAGGAGGTGCACGTCACGAGCCCCGGCGTTGCCGTCGAGCACGGCATCGGCATGGTACACCAGCACTTCATGCTGATTGAGGACATGACGGGTCTCGAGAACATCATCCTGGGAGACAAGCGCCACAAGTCGCCGCTGCTCCAGGTGGCCGACGACCGCAAGACGGTCGAGGAGCTCATGGAGCGCTACGGCATGGAAATCGACCTTGACGAGAAGGTCGGCGAGATGTCCATCGGCATGCAGCAGCGCGTGGAGATCATGAAGGTGCTCTTCCGCGGCGCGGACCTCGTCATTCTCGACGAGCCCACCGCCGTCCTCACCGACATCGAGGTCGAGGGCCTATTCGACGTCATGCGCTCCCTTACCGACGAGGGTAAGTCGATTATCTTCATCTCGCACAAGATGCGCGAGGTCATGCGCATCTCCGACTACGTCACGGTTCTTCGCCGCGGCAAGTCGGTCAAGACGGTCAAGGTGTCAGACACCACCGAGCAGCAGCTCGCCGACCTCATGATCGGCCAGAAGTTTGTCGAGAGCACCTACCAGAAGGTCACGGGTGCTTCCGAGAAGGCCTTCGAGCTCAAGGGCGTCTCCTACCACCCGCAGATTAAGCACGGCGGCCTCAAGGACGTCTCGCTCACCATCCACAAGGGGGAGATTCTGGGCGTCGCGGGCATCGACGGCAACGGTCAGTCCGAGCTCGCCTCCCTGGTGACCGGCCTCATCAAGCCCGAGAGCGGCGAGGTCATCGGCCCCGACGGCAACAAGATCGCGCTCTTCAGCCCCTCTGCCTTCATCGAGACCGGCCTAGGCAACATCCCCGAGGACCGCAACAAGATGGGCCTCGTGGGCGACATGACCATCGCCGAGAACCTCGTGCTCAAGCAGACCGCGTCCGACCGCTTCTCGACCGGCCACGGCGCGTGGCTCAAGCTCGGCGCCATTAACGACTACGCCGAGCGCCTGCGTGAGGAGAACGACATCCGCTGCACGTCCGTCAACCAGACGGCGCGCTCGCTGTCCGGCGGCAACCAGCAGAAGGTCATCCTCGCCCGTGAGCTCGACTCCCACCCAAAGCTCCTCGTGGCGGTCTACCCCACGCGTGGCCTGGACATTGGAGCCACGGAGTTCATCCACAACCAGATCATCGCCCAGCGCGACGCTGGGTGCGCGGTCCTTCTCATCTCCGCCGACTTCGACGAGGTGCTGAAGCTCTCCGACCGCATCACGGTCCTCTTCGAGGGCCAGGTCATGGGCACGTACCCCGGCGAGAACCCTCCCATCAAGGAGATCTCTCTCGCCATGGCAGGAAAGTAG
- a CDS encoding ABC transporter permease, with protein MADIKNQKADDGNKESKRQRRAGMYSEQQREKTLMVVTPIVSVLLALIVGAIIIACLGKSPIEGYGAMISGALGDAGKLGKTLERACPLIFTSLAAVFAYKCGVFNLGGEGQFIMGACATATVILGLGLDGFPALLLGLLAGIIVGGIWALLPGIMKITRGLNEMITTIMLNYVALYFMEYIFKNVFSDQGLPKTLAMPKASHLMDVGTAHAGVIIAIALGVILWYVIFRTSFGFKIRAVGMSPTASKVNGFPVRFLMLAAFVISGAIAGLGGAAELLGKTPFRLADGFGSGFGFDGVAIALIAQLNPIASIVVALLFGILSTGGTMMQSVIGVPTAIVDIIRGLIIIFAVAGMAMVKLPKVKAFIASLSNKNKKAEVTA; from the coding sequence GTGGCAGACATTAAGAACCAGAAGGCTGACGACGGCAACAAGGAGTCCAAGCGCCAGCGGCGCGCCGGCATGTATTCCGAGCAGCAGCGCGAGAAGACCCTGATGGTTGTTACGCCGATCGTCTCCGTGCTCTTGGCGCTCATCGTGGGCGCGATCATCATCGCGTGCCTGGGCAAGAGCCCCATCGAGGGCTACGGTGCCATGATCTCCGGCGCCCTGGGCGACGCAGGCAAGCTGGGCAAGACGCTCGAGCGCGCGTGCCCGCTCATCTTCACGTCGCTGGCGGCCGTCTTCGCGTACAAGTGCGGCGTCTTCAACCTCGGCGGCGAGGGCCAGTTCATCATGGGCGCCTGTGCGACCGCCACGGTCATTCTGGGCCTCGGCCTCGACGGCTTCCCGGCCCTGCTCCTGGGCCTTCTCGCCGGCATCATCGTTGGCGGCATCTGGGCGCTCCTCCCGGGCATCATGAAGATCACCCGAGGGCTCAACGAGATGATCACCACGATCATGCTCAACTACGTCGCCCTGTACTTCATGGAGTACATCTTCAAGAACGTCTTCTCCGACCAGGGCCTGCCCAAGACCCTCGCGATGCCCAAGGCCTCGCACCTCATGGACGTCGGCACCGCGCACGCGGGCGTCATCATCGCGATCGCCCTCGGCGTCATCCTGTGGTACGTCATCTTCCGCACGAGCTTTGGCTTCAAGATCCGCGCCGTGGGCATGAGCCCCACCGCCTCCAAGGTCAACGGCTTCCCGGTTCGCTTCCTCATGCTGGCCGCCTTCGTCATCTCCGGCGCCATTGCGGGCCTGGGCGGCGCGGCCGAGCTTCTGGGCAAGACCCCCTTCCGCCTGGCCGACGGCTTTGGCTCCGGCTTTGGCTTCGACGGCGTGGCCATCGCGCTCATCGCGCAGCTGAACCCGATCGCCTCCATCGTGGTCGCCCTGCTCTTCGGCATCCTTTCCACCGGCGGGACGATGATGCAGTCCGTCATCGGCGTCCCCACGGCCATCGTCGACATCATCCGCGGCCTGATCATCATCTTCGCCGTGGCAGGCATGGCCATGGTCAAGCTCCCCAAGGTGAAGGCCTTTATCGCCTCCCTGAGCAACAAGAACAAGAAAGCTGAGGTGACCGCGTAA
- a CDS encoding ABC transporter permease: MDFMVALPTIVKAMAMGAVPILLAALGEVFSEKAGLVNIGLEGIMAVGAFVAFAVGKVTGNLWIGLLAGMLAGVVVNLIYAFCTVTLCSDHVVTSMAINILAPAIALFGYNLFVGANPENATGAQMASLAIPGLSDLPVVGNGLFNQTPLAYLAFLLVPCVSFFFKRFRAGLSFRSVGENPQAAETLGINVVRVKYIACIICGALAAAGGAFLTICYTPIYTDGIVMGRGFIALATVIFGRWSAVGVMLASLLFGFFDGLNVALQASFQAAPVMFFKMIPYVFTIIALLFFGSKHAGPKANGKPYFRESR; this comes from the coding sequence ATGGACTTCATGGTCGCACTTCCCACCATCGTCAAGGCGATGGCCATGGGCGCCGTGCCCATCCTCCTCGCGGCTCTGGGCGAGGTCTTTTCCGAGAAGGCCGGCCTCGTCAACATCGGCCTCGAGGGCATCATGGCCGTGGGCGCGTTCGTCGCCTTTGCCGTGGGCAAGGTCACGGGCAACCTCTGGATCGGCCTTCTGGCGGGCATGCTCGCCGGCGTGGTCGTGAACCTCATCTACGCATTCTGCACGGTCACGCTCTGCTCCGACCACGTGGTCACGAGCATGGCGATCAACATCCTGGCCCCCGCCATCGCGCTCTTTGGCTACAACCTCTTCGTTGGCGCCAACCCCGAGAACGCAACGGGCGCCCAGATGGCGAGCCTGGCCATCCCCGGCCTGTCTGACCTGCCCGTCGTGGGCAACGGCCTCTTCAACCAGACGCCCCTTGCCTACCTCGCGTTCCTGCTCGTCCCGTGCGTCTCGTTCTTCTTCAAGCGCTTCCGCGCCGGCCTGTCCTTCCGCTCTGTGGGCGAGAACCCGCAGGCTGCCGAGACCCTGGGCATCAACGTCGTGCGCGTGAAGTACATCGCCTGCATCATCTGCGGCGCCCTTGCGGCCGCCGGCGGCGCGTTCCTCACCATCTGCTACACTCCGATTTACACGGACGGCATCGTGATGGGCCGCGGCTTCATCGCCCTGGCGACGGTCATCTTCGGTCGCTGGAGCGCGGTCGGCGTCATGCTCGCGAGCCTGCTCTTTGGCTTCTTCGACGGCCTCAACGTGGCCCTGCAGGCCTCCTTCCAGGCGGCGCCGGTCATGTTCTTCAAGATGATCCCGTACGTCTTCACGATCATCGCCCTGCTGTTCTTTGGCTCCAAGCACGCTGGCCCCAAGGCAAACGGCAAGCCGTATTTCCGCGAGTCCCGTTAA